Below is a window of Thiohalomonas denitrificans DNA.
TGATGGCCCGCATCACCCTCTCCTTTGAGTGAATGTCATCTCCCGACATCTATAGCAGGACCATGCCGCGAGCGCGCGGCCGAATACCTTGGTTCAGTGTATCCGTTGTGGACTGGCCGGAAGATCCGACTCAAGACCATCCCCGCTGACCCGCGTATCTTTTCCGTGGGAACTATGCCCGACTGAGTTACGAGATTTCCGAGGTCAACGTGTCGGAGGGATCGATACGGCCGCCACGTCAGAGTGAAAGGATTTATGTGAAGCTCGTATTTATGCCGCCGGTCAGGACTGCTGCTCCAGGTACGCCACGACATCCGCCAGCCGCCCCTCATCGATGATGAGATAAAATGGCGAACTACCCAACGCCTTCTGCTCTCGCCGCAACCAGTTGATCATCCGAGCCTCATCCCCCGCCATCCGTTCATGCAGCAGCTGATAAAAACGGACAAACAGCACCGCTTCCCGCCACGCCTTCGTTCCCTCTTCCAGCAATAGACGTCCGTTATAAAGCGCACTGATCGACTCGCA
It encodes the following:
- a CDS encoding antitoxin Xre/MbcA/ParS toxin-binding domain-containing protein — its product is MDDPLFSPEKLSQSVVQAGDLLGLVRAEVARILGFKCESISALYNGRLLLEEGTKAWREAVLFVRFYQLLHERMAGDEARMINWLRREQKALGSSPFYLIIDEGRLADVVAYLEQQS